The Porites lutea chromosome 4, jaPorLute2.1, whole genome shotgun sequence genome contains a region encoding:
- the LOC140933280 gene encoding histamine H2 receptor-like codes for MADDNSTSPTPPVAPSLTVSAVFIISYLLFLVVTALAGNGLLITVIIKRELLQKVHYYFILSLAISDFLNALLKIPTTILGRFDRNWYPSYIVCYFTTPLGVLFGAASVFSLSSVAINRYLVISSPLNYSDRMPPFLAKVILALIWLGSFCLAVPPVMWREKDAICRSGRISKEHYTSEVLYFFLALWLFVIVIPSIIMCVSYVKIFLIARYHAIQINSQNNATVMCQETRKRRRDVKAAIVLAVIGGIFILCWFPFFVVQTVHKFGQGNISPIYFNIFLCVMYSNSALDPVLLFLFNAEIRRNLIRLYCRAFQKTNPQVTQSELSSFLTRQANEELTRGST; via the coding sequence ATGGCGGACGACAACTCGACATCTCCGACTCCCCCTGTGGCTCCTTCCCTTACAGTCAGCGCTGTATTCATCATATCTTACTTATTATTTTTGGTGGTCACGGCTTTGGCCGGAAACGGTTTGTTAATAACAGTCATCATCAAAAGAGAACTTCTGCAAAAGGTTCACTATTACTTTATACTGAGTCTGGCAATTTCCGATTTCTTGAACGCTCTTTTAAAAATACCCACGACTATTCTTGGACGTTTCGACAGAAATTGGTACCCAAGCTACATCGTTTGCTACTTCACTACCCCTCTCGGGGTGCTTTTTGGGGCGGCGTCCGTGTTCAGTTTATCATCGGTGGCTATCAATAGATACCTGGTAATATCGTCGCCTTTAAACTACTCTGATCGAATGCCGCCCTTCCTTGCGAAAGTCATCTTAGCTCTGATTTGGCTCGGGAGTTTTTGTCTTGCAGTTCCACCCGTAATGTGGAGAGAAAAGGATGCTATCTGCCGAAGTGGGAGGATTTccaaagaacattacacgtcaGAAGTACTTTACTTCTTTTTGGCGTTGTGGTTATTTGTGATCGTTATTCCTTCAATCATTATGTGCGTGTCATACGTGAAGATATTCCTCATCGCGCGATATCACGCGATACAAATTAACTCCCAGAATAACGCCACTGTAATGTGCcaggaaacaagaaaaagacGAAGAGACGTAAAAGCTGCAATTGTATTGGCAGTGATCGGAGGAATTTTTATCCTCTGTTGGTTCCCTTTCTTTGTTGTACAAACGGTTCACAAATTTGGCCAAGGAAACATCAGCCCTATTTACTTCAACATTTTTCTGTGCGTGATGTATTCAAACTCAGCATTAGatccagttttgttgtttttgtttaatgcTGAGATAAGGAGGAATTTGATACGACTATACTGCAGGGCATTCCAAAAGACAAATCCACAGGTCACCCAGTCAGAACTTTCGTCTTTCTTAACCAGGCAGGCCAACGAGGAACTTACAAGGGGAAGTACGTGA